From Daucus carota subsp. sativus chromosome 6, DH1 v3.0, whole genome shotgun sequence, the proteins below share one genomic window:
- the LOC135147251 gene encoding uncharacterized protein LOC135147251: MWRFCRNSLPVRNLLRGRGVLVSVGCSLCVGDIEHVNHLFLDCQFAQDCWSEVNLNYNDREEEYAHEWFLNMLSKAPNDVLIRIATVLWDIWFVRNKRVFKNRLMSAAFGIQWSRKQVEEWQIANKKYGSVQVYGEQEIQLITNGDLHRRITSN; the protein is encoded by the coding sequence ATGTGGAGGTTCTGTCGTAATTCGCTGCCAGTTAGAAATCTGCTAAGAGGTAGAGGTGTTCTAGTCTCGGTTGGTTGTTCTCTGTGTGTGGGAGATATAGAGCATGTGAATCATCTCTTCCTCGATTGCCAGTTTGCTCAGGATTGTTGGAGTGAAGTCAATCTCAACTACAATGACAGAGAGGAAGAATATGCTCATGAGTGGTTTCTCAATATGTTGTCAAAAGCACCAAATGATGTTCTGATAAGAATCGCCACTGTGTTATGGGATATCTGGTTTGTGAGAAATAAGAGAGTCTTTAAAAATAGGTTAATGTCAGCAGCCTTTGGGATTCAATGGAGCAGGAAACAAGTGGAAGAGTGGCAAATAGCAAATAAAAAGTATGGTTCAGTGCAGGTGTATGGAGAGCAGGAAATTCAACTGATCACAAATGGAGACCTCCACAGGAGGATCACCTCAAATTAA
- the LOC108224384 gene encoding protein EXORDIUM-like 2: MASSAFSPLLLIILFITFSPDPTSASSRKLTALVQEQPLKMKYHNGALLKGNITINLIWYGTFTPAQRSIIVDYLSSLNSGHSTPSPSAASWWRTTENYHGGASTVVVGIQTLDEKYSLGKSLKTSHLILLASKANKLNSINVVLTAKDVAVDGFCMNRCGTHGSTRVKTGSGLKSTRFAYAWVGNSESLCPGQCAWPFHQPMYGPQTPPLVSPNGDVGVDGMIINLGTVLAGTVTNPFNNGYFQGPVTAPLEAVSACTGVFGSGAYPGNPGNVLVDKSSGASYNAHGEKGRKFLLPAMWDPKASKCATLV; this comes from the coding sequence ATGGCTTCTTCAGCCTTCTCTCCACTCCTACtcatcatcctcttcatcaCCTTTTCACCCGACCCCACCTCAGCTTCCTCAAGGAAGCTCACAGCTCTAGTACAAGAACAGCCCCTCAAAATGAAATACCACAATGGCGCTCTTCTCAAAGGAAACATAACAATCAATCTCATTTGGTACGGCACCTTTACTCCAGCTCAACGCTCCATCATCGTCGACTATCTCAGCTCTCTCAACTCCGGCCACTCCACTCCCTCCCCCTCCGCCGCCTCGTGGTGGAGAACCACCGAGAATTACCACGGCGGCGCATCCACCGTCGTCGTCGGAATACAAACTCTCGACGAGAAATACTCTCTGGGGAAGTCTTTGAAGACTTCGCATCTCATACTTCTGGCTTCTAAAGCTAATAAGCTGAACTCTATTAACGTTGTTTTGACGGCGAAGGATGTGGCTGTGGACGGGTTTTGCATGAACCGGTGCGGTACCCACGGGTCGACCCGGGTGAAAACCGGGTCGGGTTTAAAGTCGACCCGGTTCGCTTACGCATGGGTGGGCAACTCGGAGAGCTTGTGCCCGGGTCAGTGTGCATGGCCTTTTCATCAGCCTATGTATGGGCCCCAAACTCCGCCGTTAGTTTCGCCCAACGGCGACGTCGGAGTCGACGGAATGATTATCAATCTCGGCACGGTTTTGGCGGGAACCGTGACGAACCCGTTTAACAACGGGTATTTTCAGGGTCCGGTAACGGCGCCTTTGGAGGCTGTCTCGGCCTGTACGGGTGTGTTCGGGTCAGGCGCTTATCCGGGTAACCCGGGAAACGTGTTGGTGGATAAGAGCAGTGGGGCGAGCTATAATGCGCATGGGGAGAAGGGACGGAAGTTCCTGCTTCCGGCCATGTGGGACCCAAAGGCCTCGAAATGCGCGACCCTTGTCTGA